One window of Triticum dicoccoides isolate Atlit2015 ecotype Zavitan chromosome 5A, WEW_v2.0, whole genome shotgun sequence genomic DNA carries:
- the LOC119302944 gene encoding uncharacterized protein LOC119302944, which translates to MRFQGPRCSFREDAADMAGAIFMSNSETRDHCFNTGVFGLPPEYGPFVANVKQGMPLFLFDYTFRKLYGVFEAASDGSMDISRTTFRSTGRAYPAQVCFNIVWKCRPLTEDEFFPAIEENYYISKKFYFDLSYQQVVQLYGLFDKKRVEHPICNYSTSANLEKEHSSRRRPDKRSLSPNSPPFSADRSHTLIPSSTPKISTVETNCSASTSMHLIAPPTFETQPNVSMPLVTKAFGAQTAPIYGNQIKLPYHSQQHLPDVSAIDGTSTQVSAPCSQAFKYHQDQFVANQSYPSSDDYPHNSLSSGCMTQGPTDGVRLSVKQSYGGSSLSCSRYLTQVPTGDERSYLTSTPYFPSYHDSSLESPQHNAHWKGDYDINCDQCREMYASERLHLNRRKSVTPPESTQLGIPAYPEAPKVSAIIQHKESFTGYIPIHDRPEDLEKEQQRRDFNRDGSASSGSGHETLAYISDRPYTDHDVGSESKMAVPSQRPQKNVFSHLSVKPQLPPQEVTGPSMNQLLYLLSQRTKQWSNKSISPREDVCKQLVREQDMDMPCPLPELNLPSGLEGEESADPPFLNFKRRSKAAGLDTNIEKEVTDRKKRRKLVRPSFGVNNTTGTSGNDLQGNAIVEVRPSHEENNTTGNSGSDLQGNAITERNQSPASIVERNQSSASMVEMNHSPAAITERNQSPAAIVERNQSLASIVERNQSPAAIIERNHSPVETDGNKFIIDLNEPASVESDLAEDGSIAPCPVATNTQTEKSCEVDVKKQNCSNSAGVITKQDVQSDSGAPTEKITLDLNITDLNTMDEVKLQAILGSSLLQALDKLRNSKSNDDSNKAKSSASDKNNNSQVKMEMKSETSTRHRCN; encoded by the exons ATGAGGTTCCAGGGCCCCCGGTGTTCGTTCCGGGAGGACGCCGCCGACATGGCTGGCGCCATCTTCATGTCCAACAGCGAAACGAGGGATCACTGCTTCAACACCGGCGTCTTCGGGCTACCGCCAGAGTATGGGCCCTTTGTGGCCAATGTCAAGCAGGGGATGCCCCTGTTCCTCTTTGACTACACCTTCCGTAAGCTTTATGGCGTCTTTGAGGCCGCCTCCGATGGAAGCATGGATATTAGCAGGACCACATTCCGATCCACTGGCCGCGCGTACCCCGCACAG GTTTGCTTCAATATTGTTTGGAAGTGCAGACCGCTCACTGAAGATGAGTTTTTTCCTGCAATAGAAGAGAACTACTATATCTCAAAAAAGTTCTACTTCGACCTTTCCTATCAGCAG GTCGTCCAGCTATATGGCTTATTTGACAAAAAGAGGGTAGAGCACCCTATTTGCAATTATTCAACAAGTGCTAATCTGGAAAAGGAGCACTCAAGCAGAAGGAGACCAGATAAAAGGAGCTTGTCTCCCAATAGTCCTCCTTTTTCTGCTGATCGTTCCCACACTTTGATACCCTCGAGTACCCCAAAGATCTCAACTGTCGAAACAAACTGCTCTGCTTCTACAAGCATGCATCTAATTGCACCACCTACTTTTGAGACACAGCCAAATGTGTCAATGCCCTTGGTAACCAAAGCTTTTGGAGCCCAGACCGCTCCCATCTACGGCAACCAGATAAAATTACCTTATCATAGTCAACAACATCTCCCAGATGTTTCAGCAATAGATGGCACTTCAACTCAGGTGTCTGCTCCTTGCTCTCAGGCATTTAAATACCACCAAGATCAGTTTGTGGCAAATCAGTCGTACCCATCATCTGATGATTATCCGCACAATAGCTTGTCTTCTGGGTGCATGACACAAGGCCCAACTGATGGAGTTAGGTTGTCAGTAAAGCAGTCATATGGAGGCAGTAGCTTGTCATGTTCTCGGTATTTAACTCAGGTTCCAACTGGTGATGAAAGAAGCTATTTGACCTCAACTCCATATTTCCCATCATACCATGATTCATCTCTGGAAAGTCCGCAACACAATGCTCACTGGAAGGGTGATTACGACATTAACTGCGACCAATGCAGAGAGATGTATGCATCTGAGCGTCTGCATTTAAACAGACGAAAATCTGTTACACCTCCAGAATCAACTCAGCTAGGTATTCCGGCTTACCCTGAAGCTCCTAAAGTATCAGCGATCAttcaacataaagaaagctttactGGCTACATCCCAATCCATGATCGCCCTGAGGACTTGGAAAAAGAACAACAGAGGCGTGATTTTAATCGTGATGGTTCAGCCTCATCAGGTTCTGGACATGAAACATTAGCCTACATTTCAGATCGACCATATACTGATCATGATGTTGGATCTGAAAGCAAGATGGCAGTTCCTAGTCAGCGCCCACAAAAGAATGTGTTTTCTCACTTATCAGTGAAGCCACAACTACCTCCCCAAGAAGTTACAGGTCCTTCAATGAACCAATTGCTCTATTTACTTTCTCAGAGAACAAAACAGTGGAGCAACAAGAGTATAAGTCCTAGAGAAGATGTTTGTAAACAGCTGGTCCGTGAACAGGACATGGACATGCCCTGTCCTCTTCCAGAGCTAAACCTGCCAAGTGGACTAGAAGGAGAAGAAAGCGCAGATCCTCCCTTCTTGAACTTCAAGAGGCGCAGCAAAGCGGCTGGGCTGGATACAAACATAGAAAAGGAGGTTACCGacagaaagaagagaagaaagcttgTGCGCCCTTCTTTTGGAGTAAATAACACCACTGGTACTTCTGGAAATGATCTCCAAGGGAATGCCATAGTTGAAGTGCGCCCTTCACATGAAGAAAATAACACTACTGGTAATTCTGGAAGTGACCTCCAGGGGAATGCCATTACTGAAAGGAATCAAAGCCCTGCTTCCATAGTTGAAAGGAATCAAAGCTCTGCCTCCATGGTTGAAATGAATCATAGCCCTGCTGCCATAACTGAAAGGAATCAAAGCCCTGCTGCCATAGTTGAAAGGAATCAAAGCCTTGCTTCCATAGTTGAAAGGAATCAAAGCCCTGCTGCCATAATTGAAAGGAATCATAGCCCTGTCGAAACTGATGGTAACAAGTTCATCATTGACCTAAATGAACCGGCATCTGTAGAAAGTGATCTGGCAGAGGATGGTAGCATTGCACCGTGTCCTGTTGCTACCAACACACAGACAGAAAAATCCTGTGAAGTAGATGTCAAAAAGCAAAACTGCTCAAATTCGGCCGGGGTAATCACCAAACAAGATGTACAGTCTGACAGTGGTGCACCTACAGAGAAGATTACACTTGATCTGAACATTACAGATCTGAACACAATGGACGAGGTGAAACTGCAAGCGATCCTTGGTTCATCATTGTTGCAAGCACTTGACAAGCTCAGAAATAGCAAGTCCAACGACGACTCCAACAAGGCTAAATCAAGCGCCTCTGATAAAAATAATAACAGCCAGGTGAAAATGGAGATGAAATCCGAAACGAGCACCAGACATAGATGCAATTGA